From Populus trichocarpa isolate Nisqually-1 chromosome 19, P.trichocarpa_v4.1, whole genome shotgun sequence, a single genomic window includes:
- the LOC7469860 gene encoding apyrase 2, translated as MNNKLKLMGLIPFFLLMVFVLPTSAAYKFTNPRIVLPVRSKGLDADSRSYAVVFDAGSTGSRVHVFCFDQNFDLLPVGNDTDFEFFAQVRPGLSAYAKDPQAAANSLVPLLNEAESVVPEEFSPKTPVKLGATAGLRLLEGDSAERILEAVRDLLSHGSLEYEADDVSILSGSQEGYYMWIAINYMVGNLGKPYSETAAVIDQGGGSVQMAYAISRENAEKAPTVADGEDPYVEKFLLRGAEYYVYVHSYLSYGLLASRAEILKVSRNSSNECVATGYNGVYKYGGKEYKASSSPTGTSFKKCRTLVLKALKVNAPCNYVNCTFGGVWNGGGGDGQNNFYASSFFFSMSQAAGFVDANAYTATASAADFKKAAKRACETRFEDASSRFPNALEEDLPFLCMDFTYEYTLLVDGFGLHPQKKFSVEEKVKYKNSLMEAAWPLGSAIEAVSPSSASFLK; from the exons ATGAATAATAAGTTGAAGCTGATGGGCTTGATTCCTTTTTTCCTCTTAATGGTTTTCGTGCTGCCAACTTCGGCAGCATACAAGTTCACCAACCCAAGAATCGTATTGCCTGTTCGGTCAAAAGGTTTGGATGCGGATTCAAGGAGCTACGCGGTTGTTTTCGACGCAGGGAGTACAGGTAGCAGAGtgcatgttttttgttttgatcaaaaCTTTGATCTCCTTCCTGTCGGAAACGACacagattttgagttttttgctCAG GTCAGGCCAGGTTTGAGTGCATATGCAAAAGACCCTCAGGCTGCGGCTAACTCACTTGTCCCATTGCTCAACGAAGCGGAAAGTGTTGTGCCTGAAGAGTTCAGTCCCAAAACTCCAGTCAAACTTGGG GCCACCGCTGGATTGAGGCTGTTGGAAGGAGATTCAGCGGAGAGGATTTTGGAAGCA GTGAGAGATCTTCTGAGCCATGGCAGCCTGGAGTACGAAGCCGATGATGTCTCTATTCTGAGTGGTTCCCAAGAAGGTTACTATATGTGG aTTGCAATAAACTACATGGTAGGAAATCTGGGGAAGCCGTATTCAGAAACAGCAGCAGTAATTGATCAAGGCGGTGGATCTGTTCAAATGGCATATGCCATTTCCAGGGAGAACGCTGAAAAGGCACCAACAGTAGCTGATGGAGAGGATCCATACGTGGAGAAATTCCTTCTTAGAGGAGCCGAATATTACGTTTATGTTCACAG TTACTTGAGCTATGGATTATTGGCGTCTCGGGCAGAAATACTGAAGGTTTCAAGAAACTCCAGCAACGAGTGCGTAGCCACCGGTTATAATG gtgTTTACAAATATGGAGGGAAGGAATACAAAGCATCATCTTCTCCTACCGGTACAAGCTTCAAAAAATGCAGAACACTAGTTCTTAAAGCTCTCAAAGTTAATGCCCCATGTAACTATGTGAATTGCACATTCGGTGGAGTATGGAATGGCGGCGGCGGAGACGGGCAAAACAATTTTTATGCTAGTTCGTTTTTCTTCTCCATGTCTCAAGCG GCTGGGTTTGTTGATGCCAATGCGTATACAGCCACAGCTAGCGCTGCAGATTTCAAGAAGGCAGCTAAGCGTGCTTGCGAAACAAGATTTGAGGATGCAAGCTCAAGATTTCCAAATGCGCTGGAGGAAGACCTGCCATTCTTGTGTATGGATTTTACCTATGAGTATACTTTGCTTGTCGATGGATTTG GTCTTCATCCCCAGAAAAAATTTTCAGTGGAGGAGAAAGTTAAATACAAGAATTCACTTATGGAAGCTGCGTGGCCTCTTGGTAGTGCTATAGAGGCGGTGTCACCTAGCAGTGCATCATTTCTGAAGTAG